One window of the Perca fluviatilis chromosome 5, GENO_Pfluv_1.0, whole genome shotgun sequence genome contains the following:
- the pgd gene encoding 6-phosphogluconate dehydrogenase, decarboxylating, producing MAEADIALIGLAVMGQNLIMNMNDHGFVVCAYNRTVSKVHDFLKNEAKGSKVIGAESLEDMVSKLKKPRRIILLVKAGQAVDDFIDKLVPLLEAGDIIIDGGNSEYRDTTRRCKSLKEKGLLFVGSGVSGGEEGARYGPSLMPGGHKEAWPHIKDIFQSIAAKVGTGEPCCDWVGDEGAGHFVKMVHNGIEYGDMQLICEAYHLMKDVLVMDHDEMAQVFDNWNKTELDSFLIEITANIFKYRDSDGTHLLPKIRDSAGQKGTGKWTAISALEYGTPVTLIGEAVFARCLSSLKDERVEASRSLSGPQGVKFSGDKAAFLEDIRKALYASKIISYAQGFMLLRQAAKEFGWSLNYGGIALMWRGGCIIRSVFLGKIKEAFDGDAELQNLLLDPFFSNAVQDCQESWRRAVSTGVQHGIPMPCFTTALSFYDGYRHEKLPANLLQAQRDYFGAHTYELLSNPGQFVHTNWTGHGGNVSSSSYNA from the exons ATGGCTGA AGCAGACATTGCACTGATTGGTTTGGCTGTCATGGGCCAAAACCTTATCATGAACATGAACGACCATGGCTTCGTG GTCTGTGCTTACAACCGGACCGTGTCCAAGGTGCATGACTTCCTGAAGAATGAGGCGAAGGGCTCCAAGGTGATTGGCGCAGAGTCTCTGGAGGACATGGTGTCCAAGCTGAAGAAGCCCAGGAGGATCATCCTGCTGGTCAAGGCTGGACAGGCTGTGGATGACTTCATCGACAAACTG GTTCCTCTTCTTGAGGCTGGGGATATCATCATCGACGGTGGCAACTCTGAATACAGAGACACAACA CGGCGGTGTAAGAGCCTGAAAGAGAAGGGCTTGCTGTTTGTCGGCAGCGGAGTCAGTGGTGGAGAGGAAGGGGCCCGTTATGGACCCTCACTCATGCCGGGAGGACATAAAGAGGCCTG GCCACACATTAAAGACATCTTCCAAAGCATCGCTGCCAAGGTTGGAACAGGAGAACCTTGTTGTGACTGG GTTGGAGATGAGGGTGCAGGTCATTTTGTGAAAATGGTCCATAATGGCATTGAGTATGGCGACATGCAGCTGATTTGTGAAGCCTATCACCTGATGAAGGACGTTCTGGTTATGGACCACGATGAGATGGCACAG GTTTTCGACAACTGGAACAAGACAGAGTTAGATTCCTTCCTGATCGAGATCACGGCTaacatctttaaatacagggaCTCTGATGGTACACATCTGTTGCCCAAGATCCGTGACAGTGCTGGACAGAAAGGCACAGGGAAGTGGACGGCCATTTCAGCCCTGGAGTACGGCACACCTGTGACTCTGATCG GGGAGGCTGTCTTTGCCAGATGCCTGTCCTCTCTAAAGGATGAGAGAGTGGAGGCCAGCCGCAGCCtttcagggccacagggggtcaAATTCAGCGGTGACAAGGCTGCCTTCCTGGAGGACATCAGAAAG GCCCTCTACGCCTCCAAGATCATTTCCTACGCGCAGGGCTTCATGCTGCTGCGGCAGGCAGCCAAAGAGTTCGGCTGGTCACTCAACTACGGCGGGATCGCTCTGATGTGGAGAGGAGGCTGCATCATCCGAAG CGTCTTCCTGGGTAAAATCAAAGAGGCGTTTGACGGAGACGCTGAGCTACAGAACCTGCTGCTGGACCCGTTCTTTAGTAATGCTGTGCAGGACTGTCAG GAGTCATGGCGCAGAGCAGTCAGCACTGGAGTCCAGCATGGCATCCCGATGCCTTGTTTCACCACAGCTCTGTCCTTCTATGATGGTTACAGACATGAAAAGCTGCCAGCCAATCTCCTTCAg gCTCAGAGGGACTACTTTGGAGCCCACACATATGAGCTGCTGTCCAACCCCGGTCAATTCGTCCACACCAACTGGACCGGCCACGGTGGAAATGTCTCCTCTTCGTCCTACAATGCTTAA